The segment CCTGGAACGTCGACGACGTGCGCAACCCGCGCACCCGGCTGCTTGCGATCGACGCGGGCAGCGGCGAGCAGCGGGTGCTGCTCGACGACCCGGGCGCGTCCGTCGACGAGGTGGCCTGCTCGCCGGACGGGCGCTTCGCGGTCTGCCAGCACGTCCGACACGGCACGCCCGACTCGGGGCCATCGCTGACCCTGTGGCTGGTGGACCTCGCCACCGGCGAAGGCCGCGACCTGACCCCCGGCTTCGAGCCGTGGCCGTCCGCCCCGGCCTGGGCGCCCGACGGCTCCGCGGTCTTCTTCGTCGCCGACCAGGACGGCCGCGCCCCGGTGTTCCGGGTCGATCTGGACGGCGGGCAGGTCGGGCCCGCCCCGGGCGAGGAGGCGTCAGGCAGTTCCGGCGACCCGGACCGACCCGCTGCGGGCGCGACGGCCGGGCGGGTCACCCGGCTCGCTGCGGATGGCGCCTACAGCCACCTCTGCCCGGCGCCCGACGGGCGCCGGCTGTATGCCCTGCGGTCGTCCCTGGCCTCGCCGCCCGAGGTGGTCGTGCTCGACACGGCAACCGCTGAGCAGGCCCCGAGGCCGCTGCCAACGCCCGGCCTGCCGCTCCAGCTGCCCGGCCGGGTCGCCGAGGTGGAGGCCGCCGCCGGCGACGGCACCCGGGTCCGCTCCTGGCTGGTGCTGCCCGAGGGGGCGTCCAGCGAGCGCCCGGCGCCGCTGGTCACGTTCATCCACGGCGGCCCCCTGTCGTCGTGGAACGACTGGAGCTGGCGCTGGAACCCGCACCTGCTGGCGGCCCGCGGCTACGCCGTGCTCCTGCCCGACCCGGGCCTGTCCACCGGGTACGGCCAGCCGTACGTCGACCGCGGCTGGGGCCGCTGGGGCGGGCTGCCCTACACCGACCTGATGGCCGCGGTCGACGCGGCGGCGGCCCGGCCGGACGTGGACGGGGCCAGGACCGCTGCGATGGGCGGCTCGTTCGGCGGCTACATGGCCAACTGGGTGGCCGGCCACACCGACCGCTTCCGCTGCATCGTCACGCACGCGAGCATCTGGTCGCTCCGGCAGTTCCACGGCACCACCGACCACGCCGCCTGGTGGGAGCGCGAGTTCGGCGACCCGGACCTCGACGAGTGTCGCTACCTGGACTGGTCCCCGGACCGCCACGCGGCCCGCATCCGCACCCCGATGCTGGTGATCCACGGAGAGCGCGACTACCGGGTGCCGATCGGCGAGAGCCTGCGGCTCTGGACCGACCTCCGCCGCCACGGGGTGGACGCGAAGTTCCTCTACTTCCCGGACGAGCACCACTGGGTGCTCAAGCCGCAGAACGCGCGCGTCTGGTACCAGACCGTTCTGGCCTTCCTCGACACCCACGTGCTCGGCAAGGACTGGGTGCGGCCCGAGCTGCTCTGAGGCGACTCCGGCCGCCGCGGCGGTCCCCGGCTGCTCTGGCTGCTCTGGCTGCTCTGCGGCGACCCCCGGCTGCTCTGTGCGGCAACCCCAGCCGCCCTGTGGCGAC is part of the Actinomycetes bacterium genome and harbors:
- a CDS encoding S9 family peptidase; the protein is MRRLPDEARFDLDAYLALPRVAGLILSPDGTRLVAPVATVAPDGKKFVTALWELDPGGDRPPRRLTRSAPGESGAAFLPGGSLLFTSARKDPEAKPDEDGDGEEKAAIWLLPAEGGEARPVASAPAGIHAVAVARDAGTVVYATRLHPAAGTLDDEERRIKAASDAGVEAQLFEGYPIRFWDRYLGPGAPRLLAAPPPPGDDGRMEQGRQLTPAPGHALDEASFSVTPDGSTVVTTWNVDDVRNPRTRLLAIDAGSGEQRVLLDDPGASVDEVACSPDGRFAVCQHVRHGTPDSGPSLTLWLVDLATGEGRDLTPGFEPWPSAPAWAPDGSAVFFVADQDGRAPVFRVDLDGGQVGPAPGEEASGSSGDPDRPAAGATAGRVTRLAADGAYSHLCPAPDGRRLYALRSSLASPPEVVVLDTATAEQAPRPLPTPGLPLQLPGRVAEVEAAAGDGTRVRSWLVLPEGASSERPAPLVTFIHGGPLSSWNDWSWRWNPHLLAARGYAVLLPDPGLSTGYGQPYVDRGWGRWGGLPYTDLMAAVDAAAARPDVDGARTAAMGGSFGGYMANWVAGHTDRFRCIVTHASIWSLRQFHGTTDHAAWWEREFGDPDLDECRYLDWSPDRHAARIRTPMLVIHGERDYRVPIGESLRLWTDLRRHGVDAKFLYFPDEHHWVLKPQNARVWYQTVLAFLDTHVLGKDWVRPELL